TGGGCCAAGGGTGAGAACGGTGCGTGGACCATGGCGCCGGCGGTGAGTCTTGCCGTGGCCAAGCGCGCCGGGGCCAATGCGGTGACCGTTTCGGAAAGCGTGGCGCGGCGCGTGGAAGGGCTTGAGGGTACGCTGATCCCGGCAGGTGTGGAGGTTTCGATCACGCGCAATTACGGCGAAAGCGCGAACGAGAAGGCCAACGAGCTGATCTTCCACCTCGCCTTGGCGACGGTCTCGATCGTGGTGCTGATCGGCTTTGCCATCGGCTGGCGCGAGGCGGGGGTGACGGCCATCGTGATCCCCACCACGATCATGCTGACGATGTTTGCATCGAATGTCATGGGCTTCACCATCAACCGCGTCAGCCTGTTTGCGCTGATCTTTTCCATCGGCATTCTGGTCGACGATGCCATCGTGATGATCGAGAATATCGCGCGGCATTGGGGCATGAAGGATGAGCGCTCGCGCATCGACGCGGCGGTGGAAGCCGTGGCCGAGGTGGGCAACCCGACCATTGTGGCGACGCTGACGGTGGTGGCGGCGCTTTTGCCGATGCTGTTCGTATCGGGGCTGATGGGACCGTACATGGCACCCATTCCGATCAATGCTTCGGCGGCAATGATCTTTTCGTTCTTCGTGGCGGTGATCATCGCGCCGTGGCTGATGATCCGCTTTGCCAGGAAGGCGCTGACCCATGGCCATGACGAGCATGGTGGCAAGCTGGGCGCGCTCTACCGGCACTGGGCGATGAAAGTCATTGCCACCAAGCAGGGGGCAAAGCGCTTTCTGATCGGCGTGGGCGTGGCGACGCTGGTGGCCTGTTCGATGTTCTACTTCAAGGCGGTGACTGTGAAGCTGCTGCCGTTCGACAACAAGAGCGAAGTGCAGCTTGTGGCCGATCTGCCTGAAGGCACGAGCCTTGAGGCCACGGCGCGTGTGCTGGAACAGGCCGCTGCCGTGGCGCGCGGCGTGCCCGAAGTGGTGTCGATGGAGGCCTATGCGGGCACATCGGCGCCGTTCAACTTCAACGGGCTGGTGCGACACTATTTCCTGCGCAATCAGCCTGAGATGGGCGACCTGATGGTGACGCTGCTGCCCAAGGGTGAGCGATCACGGTCTAGCCACGAGATTGCGGTGGTGCTGCGCGAGAAGCTGAAAGCGGTGCCGCTGCCCGCGGGGGCCTCGCTGAAAGTGGTGGAAACGCCGCCGGGGCCGCCGGTCATGGCAACGCTGCTGGCCGAAATCTATGGCCCGGACGAACAAGCGCGGCGCAGGACGGCCGAGCAGGTGGAGAAGATCTTCAAATCGGTGCCCTATATCGTCGATGTGGACAACAGCTTCGGGCAGGCACGGCCTACGCTGAAACTGATCCCGGACCGGGCAAAGCTGGACCAGTATGGCCTGTCCGAACGGCAGCTGTTCGACAGCATCGGTGCGCTGTTGGGGACGCAGGTGGTGGGCTATGCGCCGCGTGGTAGGGACCGCGATCCCTTGCCGATCGAACTGGCTCTCGATCAATCGCAGCGCACGTGGTCTTCGGCGATGGCGGCGACACCGGTGGCGGTGACGCCCACCGGACAACTGATCCAGCTTGGCGAGCTGGTGACCGCGAGGATGGAGCCGGGAAGCCACGCAATCTTCCGCCGCGACGGGCGCGGGGCGACGATGGTGACGGCGGAACTCGCCGGGCGCTACGAGGCGCCGATCTATGGCATGCTGGCGGTGGATGAGGCCATCGAGGCGTTCGACTGGAAGGCGCAAGGCCTGACCAAGCCCGCCGTGATCCTCAACGGCCAACCCGAAGACGAAAGCGTGACGTCGCTGTTGTGGGACGGCGAATGGGAAATCACCTGGGTGACTTTCCGCGACATGGGCGGTGCGTTCATGGTGGCGCTGCTGGCAATCTATGTGCTGGTCGTCGGCCAGTTCCGCAGCTTCACCCTCCCGCTGGTGATCCTGACTCCGGTGCCGCTGACCCTCATCGGGATCGTGCTGGGGCACATGCTGTTCGGCGCGCCGTTCACGGCCACGTCGATGATCGGTTTCATCGCGCTGGCGGGCATCATCGTGCGCAATTCGATCCTGCTGGTGGACTTCATCCGTCACACCCGCCGTCCCGACAAATCGCTGCGCGATACCCTGCTGGAAGCGGGCATGATCCGCTTCAAGCCGATCGTGCTGACCGCGGCGGCGGCAATGATCGGCGCAGCGGTGATCCTGACAGATCCGATCTTCCAGGGGCTGGCCATCTCGCTGCTGTTCGGCCTTGCGTCATCCACTCTTTTGACGGTGCTGGTGATCCCGGCAATCTATGTGGTCTTGCGCGATGACGGGCTGCCCTTTGCGGACGGGCGGGCATGAAGCCTGTCGGCCTGTCGGACAGCAAGGCGAATGCCATCGCCATGGCTGCACGGCTCAAGCTGATGAGCCATCCTGAACGGTTGGTGATGCTGTGCCGGATGGACGAGGGGGAAGCATCGGTCGGCGAATTGACCGCGCTTTCCGGGCTGTCGCAGTCATCGGTATCGCAACATCTGGCGCTGCTGCGCGAAGAGGGCGTGGTCAATATCCGGGGCGAGGCCCAGATGCGGTACTACAGCCTCAGCGATCCGATGGTGCGCGGGATCATCGAGGCGCTGTGCCATTTGTGTGAGCACACGTTTCAGGAAGAGCCATCCGGGCCAGCCGTGACGGATCGAAAGTGGCAGACGATGAAGGTGCCCGCCCCGCCAAGCGACAAGACCTGAACGTCATCATGCGATGACCAGCCCTTGTTGCGGGGTCACGACATATGTTCTTTCGCTCAATGTATCCGCGACATTTCCCGGAATTCCGTCGGTGTCATGCCCGTCTCCTGCCTGAAGGACATGGTAAATGCCGCTGCACTGGCGAAGCCACAGCGAAACGCGATCTGCTTCACCATTTCGCCCTCCTCAAGCAGAAGCCTTTTTGCCTTTTCGAGTTTGGCATGGGCGACATAGCTTCGCAAAGTCTGGCCCGTGGCGTTGCGAAACCGGGTGGAAAACACGGGCGCACTCATCCCTGTCAGCCTTGCCAGTTCCGCTACGGAAGGGGCCCGCCCCTCTTCATCGTTGACCCGTTCCAGCACGCGGCGAAGGTCTGAATGGCTCAACGCATGTGAATCCCCGCGTTCGTCAGGAGATCGCATTTCCGCAAGGCGCTGCAGCTGGGCGCCCAGAAAGATCAGCGCGGATTCGATCTGCAATTCACTGGCGAAACTGGGGGCCAGCACTTCCTGCCGCAACCGCTGAACGGCCATCTTGACGAACGGGTCACGTATGTCGAAGGCCAGCGCAGGGTCGATATGATCCCAGTTCCACGCGGCCGCCCGATCAAAGCCCAGTCCATTGAGATCGAACAAGCACGAGATCGTCCGCCGCGCACCGCGCGTGAAATGGCATTGCACGGGTTCATCGCGCGGCACGAACATCACGGACCCGACCCTGATCTCCTTGCCGCCTGCCCGGTTCAGAAAGCGGTTCCAGATCGGCTGGCAGGGTTCCAGCGTTGCTTCCAGCAAGTGCCAGGGCGATTGATAGATGCCATGCCCTTCGCGGGGGCAAACCGAGGTATGGACGCGCAATTGATATGCATCGGCCCGCAGGCTCGGTTCGGACCGTACCCGGAAATGAATATCGCTCGATATTGCGGCATCAAGCGCATCGTCGCGCAACATAGCCCTCTCCCTTTATATTTTCGCCAAGCATACGCCTGGCCGGGGAAAGCTCAAGTTCTGCCTGACGGCTCATGCACCCATGGCAAGACGCCCATCGGCATAAGCCGCCGAATGCGAAGCGATGCCGCCATCGACGAACAATTGCTGCCCGGTCACGAACCGCGCCTCGTCCGAGGCAAGATAGACGGCCGCCCCTGCCACATCCTCAGGCTCACCGATGAACGGGGTCAGGTGATGACGCTCCATCACTTGCGTCACTTCGGGGGGATAACCGTCCTTTGCCGCCTGCGTCATGATCATTCCGATCACCAGAATGTTCGAACGCACCCCCTGCTTGCCATATTGCGCGGCGATGTTGTGCGACAGGCTGACCAGTGCCGCCTTTGATGCGGCATAGGCGGTGTAAAGCATATCCCCCTGCGATCCGCGCGCCGATCCGCTGAAAATCAGCGATCCGCCGCCATGGGCAATCATCACCGGAATGACATGCTTGGCAACGATTGCCGGGCCGCGCAGATTGACGGCAAGCACCCGGTCCCACAACGCGGTGGTAAGCGACACGGCGTCCCGGTCCTGCGCCATGATCGCGGTATCGGTAAGCGCGGCATTGTTGAACAGCACGTCAATCCGGCCAAACTGCGCCACGACGCCTGACACTGCGGCTGCGATGCTGTCTTCCTCGGCAATGTCCACTACTGCGGAGATTGCCTGGCCGCCTGCGTCACGAATTGCGGCGGCGACGCGCTCGATGGCGTCCTTGCGCCGGCCCAAAGCGACAACGGTGGCTCCTTCCCGGCCAAAGCGCAGCGCCGACGCTTCACCGATCCCCGAACCAGCGCCCGTTACGAGCGCGACCTTCCCCTGCAACCTTCCCATTCTCGTCTCCCGCTCATTGTCTAGGGGACGGAATGTGGGCGGCCGCGCGCCCATGTCAAAGCTTCCGGTGATTCACCGATAGCGATCGCAATTCACCTGAAGTGTCCGGGCTGGTCGCAATGCGCCTTCCCCCGCATCCTTGGCCGCAGAAGCAGAACCGCCGGACGATGGCGGCGCACAAGGAGAGCATTGCGTGGGAACCGATACGATCGCCCGGATGACAATCGACACAGCCGCGCTGAGCGATGTCGACCGCCCGGTCTATGAATGGCTGCGCGATCATTTCGGCTGCGAACCGCAAAACTTCTGCCGACAACTGCGGTGGCGGATCAGCTGGGAGGCCGATGTCATGATCGATGGTCGCCTCCAGGGCGTTCTGGTGCGCGGCGCGCGCGGCAAATCGGCCCGCTATCCGATGACGCTGCATCAGGAAGCGCAAGTCCATCATGTGATGGAGCGCCACGGCGTTCTGGCGCCCAAGGTCTACGGCATGATCGAAGATCCCGTTGCGATCGTGATGGAGCGGCTGGACGGCACCATCAACAGCGAGCTGATCGAAGATCCCGCAGCACGCGCCAAGGTGCGCCGCGAATTCATCAATGCACTGGCAAAACTCCACGCAATCCCGGTCGAGGAATTCGGCGCCATCGGCCTGGCCGTTCCGAAGAGCGCGCGGGAAATCGCGCTCAGTCTTTACAAGCCATGCATCGACATCGTGCGCGCTGCCTTTGCAGACCGGCCGTTTCCGCTGACAGAATTCTATGCGCGCTGGCTGGAAAAGAACGCACCGGAAGACCGGGATCGTCCGGGCTTTGTCACCGCCGATGCCGGGCAGTTCCTGTATGATGGCGATCGCTTCACCGGCCTGATCGATTTCGAGGTATCGTATATCGGTGATCCGGCGGCGGAGTTTGCCGGAATGCGATTGCGCGACACGACCGAGCCGCTGGGCGATATTTCAGAGCTGCGCCGATATTACGAAAGCCTGACCGGCGACAGCATCCCCTACCGGGCCATCGCTTATCACTCGGCAGGATTTGCCGGCACCAACAGCATGTTGATGTGGCCGATGATGTACGAACCCGAAGTGCAGAACGATTATGTGGCGTACCTGCAATTCTGCGTGGCGACGAGCCGGTGGGGCTTGCAGGGCATTGCCGAAAGCCTCGGCGTCACGCTTGATGCCGTGGCCGACCCCCTGCCCAATCCAACCGTGCCATATGAGGCCGCACCGGGCCAGCTGATCAACATGATGACATCGTGGGAAACCGGCGACACCGCCCTGCGCTTTCATCTGGATAGCGCCGCAGTGCTGGGGACGTACCTCCAGCGATGCGCCATCTATGGTGGCAGCATCCTGGCTGCCGACCTTGCCGATGCAGAGGCTTTGACCGGCAAACGCGTTGCCACCCGGCTTGAAGCGGATGCGGCGGTCGATGCTTTCGTGCGATCGGCAGGTCCCGATCAGGATGCGGCGCTTGTCGCCCATTTCAACCGATGGCTGACGCGCCAGAATTTCCTGCTCAAGGGCTGCGGATCGCAGTCCTATCTCACCGCCACCACACTTCAGCCGATCCGCGAATAACGCCGAGGCAACGAGGGCCTGGCCCATGCGGCCAGCTTCCAACGGCGGATCGTGATCGTGAAAAAAAACAAGGGTCCGCAAGGATCAAAGGGAAGAGTTACATGGGACATCCAACCAAATTGGTCCTCAGCGCATTGCTGGGAACCACATCGCTTCACGGCTTTGCGGCGCAGGCACAAGAGGCCCAAAGCCAGACGACCGCAGACGCTGACGCCGACCAAGGCCTGACCGACATCGTCGTCACCGCGCGCCGCACGGCCGAATCGCTGCAGACGACACCGGTTTCTGTGACTGCGCTTGACTCCACCACACTGGTGCAGACGCAAATCCAGAATCCGAAAGACCTGCAACGGCTTGCGCCGAACCTGAACGTGGCGACAGGGTCGCCATCGGTTTCGGGCTATGCCTTTGTCTCCATCCGTGGCCAGTCGCAAGTCAATCCGGGCAGCGCCTCCGATCCGGCAGTGGGAATCTATATCGACGGCGTCTATGTGCCACGCCCGTCACAAGGGCTGTTCGATTTTGCCGATCTGGCGCGGGTGGAAGTGTTGCGCGGTCCGCAAGGGACGCTGTTCGGCCGCAACACGACTGGCGGCGCGCTGAATATCATCACCAAGCAGCCGACCGGGGATTTTGGCGCCGAGGCCCGCGTCGCCTATGGCAACTACAATACGGTCGAGGCCAGCGCCACCTTGAACGTGCCGCTGGCAGGCCCGGAACTGGCCGCCCGCATCACTTACAGCTTCAACCGCGACGATGGCTATGGGCGCAATGCGCTGCTGGACCGGACCACAGGCGATCAGGCCGCCAACCATTTCGTGCGGGCGAAATTGCGCTGGGCGCCAGACGGCAGCGATTGGGATGCATCGCTTTCGGGCGATTACAACTATCGGCGTGACAGCGGTCAGTCGGTGGTTCTGGCTGGCTTCAACGCGGGTGCCCTCTCCCCGATCGTAACGCCCCTGATCGATATTGTTCCGGCACTTGCGCCGCTGGCCGATCTCACCCCGATCCTTGCCCCGTTCCTGCAAACCAAAGCCAATTTCCGCACGAGTTACGGCACGACCGGCCCCCTTGGCGAACTGCCGATGGACCTGATGAAGGCTGCTGGCGGTGCGCTTACCATCAATGGCAGGCTGGGTGATGTGAAGCTGCAGGCCATCACCGGCTTCCGCTACAGCCGTACAGACGCCGTGATTGATCTGGACGGAACGCCGCTCCGCTTTGCCCAGAACCACACCGGCTTTGGATCGAAGCAGTTTTCGCAGGAATTGCAGTTTTCGGGCGATGCCGACGCACTCAGCTGGATCGGCGGGCTGTATTTTTCCCGTGAGAAAGGCGATGAGCGGTCCTTGTTCGAGGCGCTGGGCGTACTTGGCGTACCGCCGCTGCTGAACGATGGCGATGTGCTGAACATTTCGCGCGGTGTCTATGCGCAGGGGTATTACAAGGTGGCGCCCGGCCTGCGCCTGGCTGCCGGGCTGCGCTGGACATGGGACAAGCGCGAAGTCGTCCTGCACAATCTCTCGGTCCACAACGATATCACCACCTGCAACGTGGCCGCGCCTGATGGCGGCGCTTTCCCGCCCTGCAGCCAGACCGAAAAGACCAGTTTCAACTATCCGGCATGGACGCTGGGCGTCGACTATCAGGCGAGCGAAGGGCTGTTTGTCTATGCCAAGACCAGCGCCGCCGCGATGGCGGGCGGCTGGAACCTGCGCTTCGGCTCGATCCCGGCCTTCTCTCCTGAAAAGGTGCGCGATGTGGAAGTGGGCTTCAAGGCCGACCTGTTCGACCGCCGGTTGCGCGTAAACGTATCCGTGTTCAACGCCTGGCAGCGCGATGTGCAGCGCAACCTGAACATCCTTGTCGGGCCGACGGCTGTCACCCAATATGTCGTCAATGCTGGCAATGCGCAGGTGCGCGGCGCGGAATTCGAACTGGCCGCGCGGCCATGGCACGGCATGGATCTTTCCGGTTCGATCGGCCTGCTGGATGGCAAGTATGACAAGGGAAGCTTTCTGGATACGCAGATCATCGGCGGTGTGCCGGTAACGGTCGATCGCAGCGGCGAACCCCTGCCCCAGTTGGCCAGGTTCAACGCAACGGCTTCGGCCACGCAGCGGTTGGACATGGCTTGGGGGTCAATCGATCTGCACGGCGATTACGCCTATATCAGTTCGCAATCGTTCAGCCCGATCACGGCCGCGCCGGGTCTGCCTGCTGCCGATCGCGCCGTAATCGAGCGGCAGGCCGCGCTCAGCCGCATTCCCGGCTACGGGATTGCCAACGCCCGCATCAGCTTCAATCTGGATTCTCCGCAGATCGAGATCGCAGGCTTTGTCCGCAACGCCTTCAACAACAAGTACAACACGCGCACGTTCAGCGATCTTTATTCAAGCCCGCTTGCCACGGCAGTCGCATTCCCCGGCGCACCGCGCGTTTACGGCATATCGCTTTACTATCACTTCGGGTCTCTCGCCCGCTAACTTCAGGAACAAACCACCATGCACCCCAACGAAACCCGTGTTCGCGCCGTTCTGGACATTGTTCATTCGGGCAATGTGATCGGCAAAGGCCTGGAAGACTATTTCACGCCGGATGCCTACTACCAGCCGCTGGTGCCCGCAGTTGATCCCATCCACGGCGCCGATGCGATTGTCGGTGAAATTGCCCGCCAGCTTGCCGTGTACAAGGATCTGCACGCCGAAATCCATGTCATCATGGCCAACGACACGCATGTCTTTACCGAACGGACCGACCATGTGACTTTTGCCGATCTTGGTACACGCGTAAGCGTTCCGCTCATGGCGGTGTTCGATTTTGCTCCTGACGGTCTCATCACCGCCTGGCGCGAAATTTTCGATACCCGTGCCGCAGAGGCGCAGATCGGCGTCAGTCAGGACGATATGGCAAAGATCATGGGGCAATAGAGTGCGCCCGGCCAAAGCATCAGGTCCAGATCGCCGATAGGGCCGCACTGTCGCTTGGTAGGCACGGCCAGGGTGCGTGTGGCGCATGGTGGGCAAAAATGGGAGACTGCGATGCGCGAAGTACGTTCCTTTTGCCGTTTCTGCATGGTGTTTTGCGGCACTCAGGTCACGCTGGATGACAAGGATCATGTCACCGCCGTTCGCGGAGACCGCGATGATCCGATGAATCAGGGCTATAGCTGCATCAAGGGGTTGGAAGCCGCCGGGGCCTATTATGCGCCAGACCGGCTGCTCCACCCCCTCAAGCGCCAGTCCGATGGCAGCTTCGCGCAGCTCCCGCTGGAACAGGCGCTGGATGAAATTGCCGCAAAAATGGCCGAAATCGCCGCGCGCGATGGTCCTGAAGCGATTGGCGCGTTTCGTGGCGCGGGCGCGATGCTCAATGCCTCTGCCATGGCCATGGCCCCGGCATTCCTGACCGCACTGGGATCGCACAAGAATTTCACCACGCTGACCATCGATCAATCCGCCCACATGATCGCAGCGGGTCGTATCGGCATGTGGGCAGCCCCGCGGCAACCGCTGCACGACAGCGATGTGCGCATGATGTTCGGCACCAACCCGCTGCTGGCGCTGACCTGCACCGATTTCGACATGTCCAACCCGACCAAGGCGATGAAAAAGGCCCGTGCGCGCGGCCTGAAGCTGATCGTGATCGATCCGCGCCGCACCGAGACCGCAAAATACGCCGACGTTTTCCTGCAACCCTATCCGGGTGAAGACGTGACCATTGCTGCGGGCATGCTGCACATCATCCTGACCGAAGGCTGGCAGGATGCAGAGTTCTGCGCAGCGAACGTGGCCGATCTCGACGCACTGCGGGCAGCAGTCGCGCCGTTCACGCCCGAATACGTGGCGCGCCGCGCCGGGATCGACGCTGCCGACCTGCACCGCGCCACCGCGATGTTCGCGCGGGATTCCAGACGTGGCGGGGCACTGGCGGGGACCGGCGTATGCATGGCACCGCATTCGAACCTTGCCGATCATCTGGTTGAAACAATCAACGTGGTGTGCGGCCGGTTTCAGCGCGCGGGCGAACGGGTGGTCAACCCCGGCGTGTTGCGCGCGCGCCAGCCCAGGCGGGCGCAACCGATGCAGATCGGTCGTTCGTGGGAACAGGGCTTCAAGAGCCGCATCGGCAATTACGGAACCCTGTGGGGCGAAATGATGAGCGGCATCATGGCCGACGAGATACTGGCCCCCGGCGAGGGTCAGATCCGCGCGCTGATTTCGCATGGGTCCAACCTCGCCAACATCATGCCCGATCAGCACAAGACGATCCGCGCGCTTGAATCGCTGGAACTGCTGGTCAACATCGATCCGTTCATGACCGAAACGTCGAAGCTGGCGCACTACATCCTGCCCACCGTCATGGGCTATGAACGCGCCGACCTGACGATGTACATGTACGAAAGCCTCTATACGCAGCCCTACGCCCGCTACACTCCCGCCATCGCCGCACCGCCGACCGGGGCCGATCTGGCGGAAGACTGGCAGATCTACTGGGGTCTTGCCCAAAGGCTGGGGCTGAAGCTGGAATTTGACGGTGTGCCGCTGGACATGGACACCACGCCCGACACCGACAGCCTGCTGGCCATCGTCGCGCGCCATGCGCCGGTTCCGTTCGAAACGATGAAGTCCTACGAACTGGGCCACATCTTCGACGACGATCCGCAATATGTCGAAGCAGCGGACCCCGCCTGCACCGATCGCTTCACGGTGGCGACCGATGACATTCTGGCTGAGCTGGCGCAAGTCCATGCCGAATGCCCGCAACCGGGCGCGTGGAGCAGCAATGGCGAACGCTTTACCCACAAGATGACCTCGCGGCGCTTGCGCGAAGTGCAGAACAGTTCGCACCGCAATGTGCCCGCCGTGCGCAAACGCATGCCCTATAACCACGCATATCTGCACCCCGATGAAATCGCCGCGCTGGGCATTTCGGCGGGTGACAAGATCACGATCACATCGGACGCAGGCAGCATTCCGGCGGTGGTGGCGGCCGAACCCGATCTGCGCCGCGGGGTCATTTCGATGAGTCACGGCTGGGGCACGCTGCCGCAGGACACGGTCTATGAACGGGACGGGGCAAACACCGGCCTGCTGATCAGCACCGACCGCGATCTCGATCCGATCAACGCCATGCCGCGCATGACGGCAATCCCGGTCAGGCTGGAGCCGTTCACAATGGCCGTTGCGGCGGAATAGCGCCGAAAATTCCGGTTCTGTCAGGCCAAGGCGCGGTCACCCGCCCTTGGCCCCTGCCCCCATCGCATCGCTATAATCCGGGTAGGCCAGCTTGCCCAGCGCGCCGCCATCGACCGGGATGTTCGCTCCGGTGATGAACCGGCTGTTGTCCGACAGCAGGAACAACGCGGCGTCTGCCGCCTCGGCATAATTGCCGACACGGCCTGCCATCGTCGTCGTTGCGATGATCCGGTCAAGCGAATGGTGATCGAAATTTTCGGGCAGTGTCGAAACATCGCCGGGTTCGGGCCGCACCGTGCCGACCACCAGATTGTTGCAGCGGATGCCATGGCGCGCATAATCGTTGGCGACCTGCCGCCCCAGCGCTTCAAGTGCAGCCTTGCTCATCGCATAGGCGCCCATCAGGGGGATCGCCCGCAATGCGGCGATGGCCGAGATGTTGACAATGGCCCCGCGCGCCTGCGCCATCATGTGCGGCAACACGGACTGGCAGCAAAACAGTGCCCCCATCGCGCCGATGTTCATCGCATCGCCAAAGGCGGCCGATGGCATTTCGTGAACCGCGCCAAGGCCAAATGCATCGCCCGAAGGCCCGGCATTGTTGACCAGTATCGTCGGCGCGCCAAAACGCTCGACAGTCCGCGCAACCATCGCGGCGACAGCGCTCTCGTTTGCAATATCCGCAGGGAAAAATTCCGCCTCACCCCCCGCCTGCGTCAAAGCCTGCTCTGCGCCCGCGCCCGTTGCCGGGTTGCGGCCTGAAATCATCACCGCCACGCCTTGCGCCACCAGCCGCGCGGCAATGGCAAAGCCTATGCCGGAACTGCCCCCGGTGACAATCGCGACCCGGCCCCGCAGTCCGCCTGCGTCCTGCCCGGATTCAATCATGCCAGGGCAGCCCACAAGACATCGCCCCGTACAGCGCCACTCGCCCATCTTCCCACATACTGCACCCCCTCGGTAATACCGGCGCGCTCGCGAGGTCATGACGATGGCGCTGCCCGGATCGGTTCAGTCCAGCATATGATCAAACATCCGCGCCGGGGGCCGACCTAACGATAGGCTGCGCACAAAATGGGCGGCTCTGTGCTGAAGTTAGTGTCTCCGGTCGGCTTGGAACGGCCAGAATTTTGTTCTGCATTCTGGATCGTCCACAACTCCCGACGATTGGAATTCAGCTTCTGCGAGCCGGCTTGCAGGCGCTATCCTGACGAGAAAGTGAAAAGGCTCCGAAGGCCAAAATCTTGGGAGCCTATGGATTGACGGTTGCCGAGGAAGCGATTCCCCCGTCAGTCATCGCTGTTTTCCACTAAAACCGTTGTCTGCTGGAGGCCGAGCCGGAATCCAATTGCGGGAGCAATGCTCTGAATTTCTGGTATTTTATTAGGCATTTCGAGTGCCTATCCATCAATCGGTCCATTGCGGCTAAATTCAAAATGGGTTCAATTCCCAAAGCCGGAATCGAGAATGGTTCACCTGGGCCGAATCACCTCGCGCATGGGCAGACTTTGCGAAGGGTTTCGGGCGCTTGCGTACTAAAGAGGAGGCCTTGAGAATCTGGACAGGGTGCTAGGGTCCAGACTCGATCAGAGCCAGAATGCCACGGCGGCAGCGAGGCTTATGGCGGATAGGAAGTTCCTGGCGAGCTTGTCGTAGCGGGTAGCGATGCGGCGGAAGTCCTTGAGGCGGCAGAACATGGCCTCGACCCGCCAGCGGTCCTTGTAGCGTCGTTCGTCATACTGGATCGGGCGCTTGCGGTTGCGCCGTCCGGGGATCACCGGGATTGTGCCCTGCTCGCGCAAGGCGGCCCTGATGCGGTTGGCATCGTAGCCACGGTCGGCGATCACCCGCTTCATGCCGATAGTCTCAGCGATCAGCAGGTCCGCGCCCTTCACGTCCGATGTATTACCGGGCGTCAGGACAAGGCGGAGTGGTCGCCCGAGGACATCGACAAGGGCGTGGATCTTCGTTGTCCTGCCGCCACGCGAGATGCCAATGGCATTGGCCCGCGCCCCCTTTTGCGCCACCAGCAGAGCGGTGGGCCTTGATGTAGCTGCTATCGATCTGACCCGTTTCTGCGATCCAGCCTTCCTCCGTCAGCGCTGCCAAGATGCGCGTCCAGATGCCCCGGCGGCTCCAACGGTTCCAACGGTTCCAACGATTGTAGACCGTCGTCGAAGGGCCGTATTCGGAAGGACAATCCGCCCAGCGGCCACCGCACTTCAGCATGTGGATGATGCCCGAGATCACTCGCCGATCATCGACCCGCCGTGCTCCGGGCTGGTTCTTCGGCAAGTGCGGCTCGATCGCAGTCCATGCTTCATCCGACAACCAGAACAACGAACGCGACATCTCCAAAGGTCTCCTGCTGCAGCGGAGACCCTCTGAATCAATGCACGCGCCGATTTTCAAGAGGCTGATTGGGTTTGAACCCTAAGAGGATTTTCTGCCTGACGGCGGCCAGAGTGGCCGCATGACAGGAGA
This genomic interval from Novosphingobium sp. CECT 9465 contains the following:
- a CDS encoding IS5 family transposase (programmed frameshift) gives rise to the protein MSDEAWTAIEPHLPKNQPGARRVDDRRVISGIIHMLKCGGRWADCPSEYGPSTTVYNRWNRWNRWSRRGIWTRILAALTEEGWIAETGQIDSSYIKAHRSAGGAKGGRANAIGISRGGRTTKIHALVDVLGRPLRLVLTPGNTSDVKGADLLIAETIGMKRVIADRGYDANRIRAALREQGTIPVIPGRRNRKRPIQYDERRYKDRWRVEAMFCRLKDFRRIATRYDKLARNFLSAISLAAAVAFWL
- a CDS encoding SDR family NAD(P)-dependent oxidoreductase, with translation MIESGQDAGGLRGRVAIVTGGSSGIGFAIAARLVAQGVAVMISGRNPATGAGAEQALTQAGGEAEFFPADIANESAVAAMVARTVERFGAPTILVNNAGPSGDAFGLGAVHEMPSAAFGDAMNIGAMGALFCCQSVLPHMMAQARGAIVNISAIAALRAIPLMGAYAMSKAALEALGRQVANDYARHGIRCNNLVVGTVRPEPGDVSTLPENFDHHSLDRIIATTTMAGRVGNYAEAADAALFLLSDNSRFITGANIPVDGGALGKLAYPDYSDAMGAGAKGG